A part of Aquibium oceanicum genomic DNA contains:
- a CDS encoding IclR family transcriptional regulator domain-containing protein yields MGIRSVERALSVLQEMNLQPYTSVGHLHARTGLPKPTLVRILQTLEHAGYVENDPRLGGYQLSALVSSLSSGYHKEPMVVEAGRPWAIALTRKHQWPVSISLLDRDAVVVRFSTVPDSSVSPFHKTVNMRLPLITRGMGLAYLAFAAPEEFDLIVGMLRKSEDPEDELARHPEKLDRLIALTRERGYAIRSPQVEPRNSNTIAVPVFNDNGRVVASLGLTYFTSAFSSQTEACERYASVLKSASQEISKDLARLNKSSLI; encoded by the coding sequence ATGGGCATCCGATCCGTCGAGCGTGCGCTGAGCGTGCTGCAGGAGATGAACCTGCAGCCCTACACGTCAGTGGGTCATCTGCACGCGCGGACAGGGCTTCCGAAACCGACGCTCGTCCGCATCCTGCAGACGCTGGAGCACGCCGGCTACGTGGAGAACGATCCCCGTCTCGGCGGCTATCAGTTGAGTGCGCTCGTCAGTTCACTGAGTTCCGGCTACCACAAGGAGCCGATGGTCGTGGAGGCCGGGCGGCCGTGGGCGATTGCCTTGACGCGCAAGCACCAGTGGCCGGTTTCCATATCGCTGCTGGACCGCGACGCCGTGGTGGTGCGCTTCAGCACCGTTCCCGACAGTTCGGTCTCGCCCTTCCACAAGACCGTGAACATGCGTCTGCCGCTCATCACCCGGGGGATGGGACTAGCCTACCTCGCCTTCGCGGCGCCGGAGGAATTCGACCTCATCGTCGGGATGCTGCGCAAATCCGAGGATCCGGAGGACGAACTGGCGCGCCATCCCGAAAAACTCGACCGACTGATCGCGCTTACCCGAGAACGCGGCTATGCCATCCGCTCGCCGCAGGTCGAGCCGCGCAACTCCAACACGATCGCGGTTCCCGTCTTCAACGACAATGGCCGCGTCGTTGCAAGCCTAGGCCTCACCTACTTCACGTCGGCATTCTCGTCGCAGACCGAAGCGTGCGAACGCTATGCTTCGGTGCTCAAGAGTGCATCGCAGGAGATATCCAAAGACCTTGCCCGGCTGAACAAAAGCTCTCTCATCTGA
- a CDS encoding DUF6282 family protein, translating into MASANHREAARELIATIDDDVANRLLKGAVDLHVHSGPSTMPRQVDHFQAVEEAAAAGMRGIMFKDHHYSVAPFIPIMDRVLGHLGVAMYGGLVLNNSTGGLNPFVVDAQLKQGARLVWMPTAQSANHIRSSHRKTRLASNVQLKPSPGITVVDSYGEILDVVKEILDSIAEFDAILSSGHLHVWEIWKLFHEAKKRGVKRLLVNHPMYGLHFTYEDIAEMAEFGAHIEQSACLYVDSRFNVYSPQELKEHIEAAGVAHSSIGSDLGQVDNPTPVEGMRQAIKLCLALGFSEDDVRLMVRDNPARLIGLDIE; encoded by the coding sequence ATGGCATCGGCAAATCATCGCGAAGCGGCGCGCGAACTCATTGCGACAATCGACGACGATGTTGCCAACCGGCTTCTGAAAGGTGCGGTCGACCTCCACGTCCACTCCGGCCCATCGACGATGCCGCGCCAGGTAGACCACTTCCAAGCCGTGGAAGAAGCCGCCGCTGCCGGCATGCGCGGCATCATGTTCAAGGACCATCACTATTCCGTCGCTCCCTTCATCCCGATCATGGATCGTGTCCTGGGACACCTCGGCGTGGCGATGTATGGTGGCCTGGTACTCAACAACTCCACGGGCGGCCTCAATCCCTTCGTCGTCGATGCTCAGCTGAAGCAGGGCGCGAGGCTCGTCTGGATGCCGACAGCCCAGTCGGCCAACCACATCCGCAGTTCGCATCGCAAGACGCGACTGGCTTCGAACGTGCAGCTGAAGCCGTCCCCCGGGATCACGGTGGTGGATTCCTACGGTGAAATCCTCGACGTCGTGAAGGAGATCCTCGATTCGATCGCCGAGTTCGACGCCATCCTCTCCTCCGGCCATCTGCATGTCTGGGAGATCTGGAAGCTCTTCCACGAAGCGAAGAAGCGCGGGGTCAAGCGGCTTCTGGTCAATCATCCGATGTACGGGCTGCACTTCACCTACGAGGACATCGCGGAGATGGCCGAGTTCGGCGCGCACATCGAGCAATCGGCCTGCCTCTATGTCGATTCCCGTTTCAACGTGTACTCCCCGCAGGAACTCAAGGAGCACATCGAGGCCGCGGGGGTCGCACATTCGTCGATCGGCTCCGATCTCGGTCAGGTCGACAATCCCACTCCTGTGGAGGGCATGCGCCAGGCGATCAAGCTCTGCCTCGCTCTCGGCTTCAGCGAGGATGACGTGCGCCTCATGGTACGCGACAATCCCGCAAGGCTGATCGGACTCGATATAGAATAG
- a CDS encoding fumarylacetoacetate hydrolase family protein produces MKLGTINHQGRPALVAMKDGAVVLLSELYASAGLGTSPATMNDLIEGGESELAKARQAVEKGSATPLDDAGIDWLPPQTRPSKVLGVAFNNMGIRKSAHKDPGVPNFFLKAPSCLTGHGKPVIMEEHYGETIPELELAAVLGKRCKNVSVEEARDAVFGYTITNDVTSHGLKFGLDSIATTREPDLIRPHHLAWRNSHGEDDRDVYFVYHTRSKATDTFGPIGPWLTTADEVADPNALEVKGWFDGEPFAVDSTSSYRFKVEEVIAEASRYFTLEPGDVICFGTSAKGVGKFPNGHRSVNMHKLSGVIDIEIEGLGRLSNPVVHNWK; encoded by the coding sequence GTGAAACTCGGAACGATCAATCATCAGGGACGCCCCGCCCTCGTCGCCATGAAGGACGGTGCTGTCGTGCTGCTGTCGGAGCTTTATGCGAGCGCCGGACTTGGCACTTCGCCCGCAACGATGAACGACCTCATCGAGGGCGGCGAATCCGAACTCGCGAAGGCGCGACAGGCCGTCGAAAAAGGCAGTGCGACGCCTCTCGACGATGCCGGCATCGACTGGCTGCCGCCTCAGACGCGGCCTTCCAAGGTGCTCGGCGTCGCCTTCAACAACATGGGCATCCGCAAGTCCGCCCATAAGGATCCCGGCGTGCCCAACTTCTTCCTGAAGGCGCCGTCCTGCCTCACCGGGCACGGCAAGCCGGTCATCATGGAAGAGCACTACGGCGAGACGATCCCGGAGCTGGAACTGGCCGCCGTCCTCGGCAAGAGGTGCAAGAACGTCTCGGTCGAAGAGGCCCGCGACGCGGTGTTCGGGTACACGATCACCAACGACGTGACCTCGCACGGTCTGAAGTTTGGCCTCGATTCGATCGCCACCACGCGCGAGCCGGACCTCATCCGCCCGCACCACCTTGCCTGGCGCAACAGTCATGGCGAAGACGACCGCGACGTCTACTTCGTCTACCATACGCGTTCCAAGGCGACCGACACGTTCGGCCCGATCGGTCCCTGGCTGACCACCGCCGACGAAGTCGCCGACCCCAATGCCCTCGAGGTGAAGGGCTGGTTCGACGGTGAGCCTTTCGCGGTCGATTCGACCTCCAGCTACCGCTTCAAGGTCGAAGAGGTCATCGCCGAAGCGAGCCGCTATTTCACGCTTGAACCCGGCGACGTCATCTGCTTCGGCACCTCTGCCAAGGGCGTCGGCAAGTTCCCGAACGGGCACCGCTCGGTCAACATGCACAAGCTCTCCGGCGTCATCGACATCGAGATCGAAGGACTCGGCCGGCTCTCCAACCCGGTCGTCCACAACTGGAAGTGA
- a CDS encoding flavin reductase family protein, with amino-acid sequence MTEKPPQNLDRDLEVDPKIWEPTDINFILTGLVVPRPIGWISTLAADGVPNLSPFSFFNVAANDPPHVLFSISPTTKDTLANCRETGEFVVNIAHRAIVDQLVESSAAVRPQTDEFQLTGLKTAPSVRVKPPRVAAAKAHFECVSRQFVPIGKSMLVIGEIVHLHIASEVWRDGRVRPELLDPVGRLGGSLYSALGEVFSRPPPTINER; translated from the coding sequence TTGACAGAAAAACCGCCGCAGAACCTCGATCGTGACCTGGAGGTCGATCCCAAGATCTGGGAACCGACCGACATCAACTTCATCCTGACCGGGCTGGTGGTGCCGCGCCCGATCGGATGGATCTCGACGTTGGCCGCGGACGGTGTGCCGAACCTCTCGCCCTTCTCCTTCTTCAACGTCGCGGCGAACGATCCGCCGCACGTGCTGTTCAGCATCTCGCCGACGACGAAGGACACGCTGGCGAACTGCCGCGAGACCGGCGAGTTCGTGGTCAACATCGCCCATCGGGCTATCGTCGACCAGTTGGTGGAATCCTCGGCGGCAGTGCGGCCGCAGACGGACGAGTTCCAGTTGACGGGGCTCAAAACGGCGCCCTCGGTGCGGGTGAAACCGCCCCGCGTGGCGGCCGCGAAGGCGCATTTCGAATGTGTGAGCCGGCAGTTCGTCCCGATCGGCAAGTCGATGCTGGTGATCGGCGAGATCGTGCATCTCCACATCGCTTCAGAAGTCTGGCGCGACGGGCGGGTGCGGCCGGAACTGCTCGATCCCGTCGGACGCCTCGGCGGCAGCCTCTACTCGGCACTGGGCGAAGTCTTCTCGCGCCCGCCACCGACCATCAACGAACGCTGA
- a CDS encoding glutathione S-transferase family protein: MAEILYSLLSPYAAKARMAVLHTGFPATPRPTDAFQPTSEFLTANPLGKVPVLLLDDGRALHDSRVIMRFLDIWSGGKLYPADPARLIEVAQFESLCDGVCDCLQAIMFEKRYRPEEKMFQGWIDRQWEKATRTLDRLEADVPDLAPDAATLALRGTLGYLSIRFDGQWEETHPPLATWIDRFDRANPEIATAAPGKG; the protein is encoded by the coding sequence ATGGCCGAAATACTCTATTCGCTACTGTCGCCTTATGCCGCCAAGGCGCGTATGGCGGTCCTTCACACCGGTTTCCCGGCCACGCCGCGGCCAACCGACGCCTTCCAGCCGACGTCGGAGTTCCTCACGGCGAACCCGCTCGGCAAGGTGCCGGTCCTCCTGCTCGACGACGGCCGCGCCCTCCACGACAGCCGCGTCATCATGCGCTTCCTCGACATCTGGTCCGGCGGAAAGCTCTATCCCGCGGACCCCGCTCGGCTGATCGAGGTGGCGCAGTTCGAATCGCTCTGCGATGGCGTCTGCGACTGTTTGCAGGCCATCATGTTCGAGAAACGCTACCGCCCGGAAGAAAAGATGTTCCAGGGCTGGATCGACCGTCAGTGGGAAAAGGCCACGCGCACGCTTGACCGGCTGGAAGCGGACGTCCCCGATCTCGCACCCGACGCGGCGACTCTCGCCCTGCGCGGCACGCTCGGCTACCTGTCGATCCGCTTCGACGGACAATGGGAAGAGACACACCCCCCCCTTGCGACGTGGATCGACCGGTTCGACCGTGCCAACCCGGAAATCGCGACGGCGGCGCCGGGCAAAGGGTGA
- a CDS encoding MaoC family dehydratase, giving the protein MLTVEYASDLAAHAGQAIGHSGWVEITQAAIDDFARLTGDDHWIHVDVERAAREMPRGKTIAHGLYVVSLMPRMQRDIYKVARRGRGLNYGYDRLRFVLPIPVGSRVRLSLTIVEAAPHARGTRLTSEASMEMEGADKPAIVARHIMLIENP; this is encoded by the coding sequence ATGCTGACCGTAGAATACGCCTCCGATCTCGCGGCTCATGCCGGACAGGCGATCGGCCACTCCGGATGGGTCGAGATCACGCAGGCCGCGATCGACGATTTCGCCCGTCTGACGGGCGACGATCACTGGATCCATGTCGATGTGGAACGCGCCGCGCGCGAGATGCCGAGGGGCAAGACCATCGCCCACGGGCTCTATGTCGTGTCCCTGATGCCGCGCATGCAGCGCGACATCTACAAGGTGGCCAGGCGTGGCCGTGGCCTGAACTACGGATACGACAGGCTTCGCTTCGTCCTGCCGATCCCGGTTGGCAGCCGTGTGCGCCTTTCCCTCACCATCGTCGAGGCCGCCCCCCACGCGCGCGGGACGCGCCTGACCAGCGAAGCGTCGATGGAGATGGAAGGCGCGGACAAGCCGGCAATCGTCGCGCGGCACATCATGCTGATCGAGAACCCCTGA
- a CDS encoding TRAP transporter permease, with protein sequence MAEVEPDASKFEAGPRKLAGLARWAVRVAAFAMLVLAVNQVFNLGFFVGYTLIDLRYYYAIIALALFCCFLVYPARSSARTLAPGWYDWLLAVAIVVVCAYFLVNALDIALRGWEMAPPETAVYFAFALWLLVLEAGRRAGGLPLAIVVLLMSLYPIYTEYLPTAISGFASGPVYTAAYHAMGSESILGIPMRTFAQLIIGFLLFGAALQQTGAGKFFMDLSFALLGKVRGGPAKVSIVSSGLLGSMSGSVITNVLTTGIMTIPAMRRIGLRGTVAAGIETCASTGGVLMPPVMGATAFVMASVMNVPYADIALAAIIPSFLYFFGLFVQIDAIAGKENLKGLPAEELPSLRTTLKEGWYYIFAFALLIYMLLVMRREALAPYYATPLLILLNQLFSKKHRWGWSDVGRFFDDLGSLFANMVAILAAVGMIIGALSMTGVAATLVNDLLRLADGNSFLLLLMGAFTGLILGVGMTSTAAYIFLAILLAPALIQVGLNPMAVHMFIFYWGMLSFITPPVALGAFAAASIAKTPPMKTGFEAMRLGSVIYFIPFFFVLEPALVLQGTPSEIVTSTLLAIAGIALFAWSLQGYIPLVGPLFGGRWYALPLRIVLLGSAILIALPQEGVPGWSDIELLLAALAIGLPVVALAFFQNRAAPRHSAVV encoded by the coding sequence ATGGCCGAAGTCGAACCAGACGCATCGAAGTTCGAAGCGGGGCCGCGCAAGCTGGCGGGACTTGCCCGCTGGGCCGTGCGGGTCGCCGCCTTCGCCATGCTCGTGCTCGCGGTGAACCAGGTCTTCAACCTCGGCTTCTTCGTCGGCTACACGCTGATCGATCTGCGCTATTACTATGCCATCATCGCGCTGGCGCTGTTCTGCTGTTTCCTCGTCTACCCGGCCCGGTCGAGCGCGCGAACGCTGGCGCCAGGCTGGTACGACTGGCTTCTGGCCGTCGCCATCGTGGTCGTTTGCGCCTACTTCCTCGTCAACGCGCTCGACATCGCCTTGCGCGGATGGGAAATGGCGCCGCCCGAAACGGCCGTCTATTTCGCCTTCGCGCTCTGGCTGCTCGTGCTCGAGGCCGGACGTCGTGCCGGAGGCCTGCCGCTGGCGATCGTCGTCCTCCTGATGTCGCTTTATCCGATCTATACAGAGTACCTGCCGACGGCGATTTCCGGCTTCGCGTCGGGTCCCGTCTACACCGCCGCCTACCATGCGATGGGTTCGGAGAGCATCCTCGGCATCCCCATGCGCACCTTCGCGCAGCTCATCATCGGCTTCCTGCTCTTCGGAGCGGCCCTCCAGCAGACCGGCGCGGGCAAGTTCTTCATGGACCTCTCCTTTGCGCTGCTCGGAAAGGTACGCGGCGGCCCGGCGAAGGTTTCGATCGTCTCAAGCGGCCTGCTCGGTTCGATGAGCGGCAGCGTCATCACCAACGTGCTTACGACCGGCATCATGACCATCCCCGCGATGCGCCGCATCGGCCTGCGCGGCACGGTGGCGGCCGGTATCGAGACATGCGCTTCGACGGGCGGCGTCCTGATGCCGCCGGTGATGGGAGCCACGGCCTTCGTCATGGCAAGCGTCATGAACGTTCCCTATGCCGACATCGCGCTCGCCGCCATCATACCGTCCTTCCTCTATTTCTTCGGCCTTTTCGTGCAGATCGACGCTATCGCCGGCAAGGAGAATTTGAAAGGCCTCCCGGCAGAAGAACTGCCCTCGCTGCGCACGACGCTCAAGGAGGGCTGGTACTACATCTTCGCCTTCGCGCTCCTCATCTACATGCTGCTCGTCATGCGGCGCGAGGCTTTGGCGCCCTACTACGCGACCCCGCTCCTGATCCTGCTCAACCAGCTCTTCTCCAAGAAGCATCGCTGGGGCTGGAGTGATGTCGGCCGGTTCTTCGACGATCTCGGCTCGCTCTTCGCCAACATGGTCGCGATCCTCGCCGCCGTCGGCATGATCATCGGCGCCCTGTCGATGACCGGCGTGGCCGCGACGCTGGTCAATGATCTCCTGAGGCTGGCGGACGGGAACTCGTTCCTGCTGCTCCTCATGGGCGCGTTCACCGGGCTGATCCTGGGTGTCGGCATGACCTCGACGGCGGCCTACATCTTCCTTGCCATCCTGCTCGCCCCGGCGCTGATCCAGGTCGGGCTGAACCCGATGGCGGTGCACATGTTCATCTTCTACTGGGGCATGCTGTCCTTCATCACGCCACCCGTCGCGCTTGGCGCCTTCGCGGCGGCCTCCATCGCCAAGACGCCGCCGATGAAGACGGGCTTCGAGGCCATGCGGCTCGGCAGCGTCATCTACTTCATCCCCTTCTTCTTTGTGCTGGAGCCCGCCCTGGTTCTCCAGGGCACTCCGTCGGAGATCGTCACGTCGACCTTGCTGGCCATCGCAGGAATCGCGCTCTTCGCCTGGTCGCTGCAGGGGTACATCCCGCTCGTCGGCCCGTTGTTTGGCGGTCGCTGGTACGCCCTGCCGCTGCGTATCGTCCTGCTCGGCTCCGCGATCCTGATCGCCTTGCCGCAGGAGGGCGTCCCGGGTTGGTCGGACATCGAGCTTCTGCTGGCGGCGCTCGCGATCGGTCTGCCCGTCGTCGCACTGGCATTTTTCCAGAACAGGGCCGCGCCCCGCCATTCCGCCGTCGTTTGA
- a CDS encoding class I adenylate-forming enzyme family protein — MTEAATEEGELVARILRHGIERPQDVALVCGPEALTWSQLREDVLGVAGAIIAATGPEVGRIALLGTASTGLAVSYLGIVAAGGCAVPLPVSAHPDALAGMLADCEPDLVFVQDGYQSLLKPDHPGRAVVLDAASRTGLPAAFLECGQPLAEAVVPAPETPFNIIYSSGTTGRAKGIVHSHSMRHRQAARSLFGIDGSSTMLLATPLYSNTTLMPMLAALFHGGRVMLMPKFEVEAYLDIAERERVTHTMLVPVQYRRILAAESFARRDLSSFKVKQCTGAPLPAADKREILARWPGRFVEVYGLTEGGCTCILDLAAFPQKAHTVGRPAAGNEIRVIDDEGKDVPRGGRGEIIGRSATMMSGYFRNEEANAAFQWRDRDGTLYHRTGDIGMFDEDGFLVLLDRKKDMIISGGFNIYASDLEEKLLAHPDIAEAAVIAIPSEKWGETPLGLVVARDGRAVEPDALLTWVNGQVGRTQRLAAVELRPELPRNNAGKILKQDLKKPYWEKSA, encoded by the coding sequence GTGACCGAAGCCGCAACCGAAGAAGGCGAACTGGTCGCGCGGATCCTGCGACACGGAATCGAGCGTCCGCAAGATGTCGCGCTGGTCTGCGGCCCGGAGGCGCTGACCTGGTCTCAACTGCGAGAAGACGTGCTCGGCGTTGCCGGCGCCATCATCGCCGCAACTGGCCCTGAAGTCGGCAGGATCGCGCTGCTCGGCACCGCAAGCACCGGGCTCGCGGTCTCATACCTCGGCATCGTGGCGGCCGGCGGCTGCGCCGTCCCGCTGCCGGTGTCGGCCCACCCGGACGCGCTGGCGGGAATGCTGGCCGACTGCGAACCGGACCTCGTCTTCGTGCAGGACGGCTACCAGTCGCTCCTGAAGCCCGATCATCCCGGACGCGCAGTGGTTCTCGACGCAGCGAGCCGCACCGGACTTCCCGCCGCCTTCCTGGAATGCGGCCAGCCGCTCGCGGAGGCTGTCGTCCCGGCACCCGAAACCCCGTTCAACATCATCTACAGCTCCGGCACGACCGGGCGCGCCAAGGGCATCGTGCATTCCCATTCGATGCGGCATCGCCAGGCCGCGCGCTCGCTGTTCGGCATCGACGGGTCGAGCACGATGCTGCTTGCCACACCGCTCTATTCCAACACCACGCTGATGCCGATGCTGGCGGCGCTGTTCCATGGCGGGCGCGTCATGCTCATGCCGAAATTCGAGGTCGAGGCCTATCTCGACATCGCCGAGCGCGAGCGCGTCACCCACACCATGCTGGTTCCCGTCCAGTACCGGCGCATCCTGGCCGCGGAGAGCTTCGCCCGGCGCGACCTATCGTCCTTCAAGGTCAAGCAGTGCACGGGCGCGCCGCTTCCGGCGGCCGACAAGCGCGAGATCCTCGCCCGCTGGCCGGGACGGTTCGTCGAGGTGTACGGCCTGACCGAAGGCGGCTGCACCTGCATCCTCGACCTCGCCGCCTTCCCGCAGAAGGCGCACACGGTCGGCAGGCCCGCGGCCGGGAACGAGATCCGCGTGATCGACGACGAGGGCAAAGACGTGCCGCGCGGCGGGCGCGGCGAGATCATCGGCCGCTCGGCCACCATGATGTCCGGGTACTTCCGCAACGAGGAGGCGAACGCCGCCTTCCAATGGCGCGACCGCGACGGCACGCTCTACCACCGCACCGGAGACATCGGCATGTTCGACGAGGACGGATTCCTCGTCCTGCTCGACCGCAAGAAGGACATGATCATCTCCGGCGGTTTCAACATCTACGCCTCGGACCTCGAGGAGAAACTGCTGGCGCATCCCGACATCGCCGAAGCGGCGGTAATCGCCATCCCCAGCGAAAAATGGGGCGAAACCCCGCTCGGGCTGGTCGTCGCGAGGGACGGCCGCGCAGTCGAACCGGACGCTTTGCTGACGTGGGTGAACGGACAGGTCGGGCGCACCCAGCGCCTCGCCGCTGTCGAACTGCGCCCCGAACTCCCGCGCAACAACGCCGGCAAGATCCTCAAGCAGGATCTGAAGAAGCCCTATTGGGAGAAATCCGCATGA
- a CDS encoding NAD(P)H-quinone oxidoreductase — protein MRVIEFAGAGGPEVLRIAEHPRPVPGHGEVVIKVAAAGVNRPDIQQRRGLYPPPPGASPIPGLDVAGVVEDVGPGVSAVSVGDAVCALANGGGYAEFCCVPALQCMPLPRGFTFIQAASLPEVYFTAWNNVIWLGRLAEGESLLVQGGTSGVGMAAIQMARKLRNASVYATAGTEEKLAVCRETGAQAAVSYKGPWDDEIRSLTGGEGVDVILDAQAGPYTQRQLDLLKPDGRLVFIASHLGETAEVNIRSVVRRRLTLAGSTLRPRSAEYKGRIAAELVEQVWPLLESGAIATRIHAVFPFEDVQSAHRLLDENEQIGKVVLAVDTSIAETVARDLPEGRN, from the coding sequence ATGCGGGTGATCGAATTCGCCGGAGCGGGCGGACCGGAGGTGCTGCGCATCGCGGAGCATCCACGACCGGTGCCGGGACACGGCGAGGTGGTGATCAAGGTCGCGGCGGCGGGCGTGAACCGGCCGGACATCCAGCAGCGGCGGGGACTGTATCCCCCGCCGCCCGGCGCCTCCCCCATTCCCGGCCTCGACGTCGCAGGCGTCGTCGAGGACGTCGGTCCGGGTGTCTCGGCCGTATCGGTCGGCGACGCTGTCTGCGCCCTCGCCAACGGCGGCGGCTATGCCGAGTTCTGCTGCGTCCCGGCCCTGCAATGCATGCCACTCCCGCGCGGCTTCACCTTCATCCAGGCGGCGTCGCTTCCCGAAGTCTACTTCACCGCCTGGAACAACGTCATCTGGCTCGGCCGGCTCGCCGAAGGCGAAAGCCTGCTGGTGCAGGGCGGCACCAGCGGTGTCGGCATGGCGGCGATCCAGATGGCGCGCAAGCTGCGCAATGCCTCAGTCTACGCAACGGCCGGAACCGAGGAAAAGCTGGCCGTCTGCCGCGAAACCGGCGCGCAGGCGGCGGTCAGCTATAAAGGTCCGTGGGATGACGAGATCCGGTCGCTCACCGGCGGCGAAGGCGTGGATGTCATCCTCGACGCCCAGGCAGGCCCCTATACGCAGCGACAGCTCGATCTACTCAAGCCGGACGGGCGTCTGGTCTTCATCGCCAGCCACCTCGGCGAGACGGCCGAGGTGAACATCCGGTCGGTGGTGCGGCGCAGGCTGACGCTTGCTGGCTCGACGCTGCGGCCCCGATCGGCCGAATACAAGGGCCGGATCGCCGCCGAACTGGTCGAACAGGTCTGGCCGTTGCTGGAGAGCGGCGCGATCGCCACGCGCATCCATGCGGTGTTTCCGTTCGAAGACGTGCAGTCCGCGCATCGCCTGCTCGACGAGAACGAGCAGATCGGCAAGGTGGTTCTGGCGGTCGACACGTCCATCGCCGAGACCGTTGCGCGCGATCTGCCGGAGGGGAGAAACTGA
- a CDS encoding MaoC family dehydratase has translation MRRYFEDFSVGETWTSKSVVMSEEDIVRYAREYDPQPMHTDPEKAAQGRFGSVIASGWQIAALSMRLFVESGGYGETPMVGLGIDELRWRRPVKPGDTLRVKREVVATERHKTRPEFGIIRTQVTVMNQKDETVMSLVSLGQVPSRPADAEAGKHL, from the coding sequence GTGCGACGCTATTTCGAGGATTTTTCGGTCGGAGAGACCTGGACGAGCAAGTCCGTCGTGATGTCCGAGGAGGACATCGTCCGCTACGCCCGAGAATACGACCCGCAGCCGATGCACACCGACCCCGAGAAGGCGGCGCAGGGGCGGTTCGGCTCGGTGATCGCCAGCGGCTGGCAGATCGCGGCGCTCTCCATGCGGCTTTTCGTCGAGTCGGGCGGCTATGGCGAGACGCCGATGGTCGGCCTCGGCATCGACGAGTTGCGGTGGCGGCGGCCGGTGAAGCCGGGGGACACCTTGCGGGTGAAGCGGGAGGTCGTCGCGACGGAGCGGCACAAGACGCGGCCGGAATTCGGCATCATCAGGACGCAGGTCACCGTGATGAACCAGAAGGACGAGACCGTGATGTCGCTGGTCTCGCTCGGCCAGGTGCCGAGCCGGCCGGCGGACGCCGAGGCGGGAAAACATTTGTAA
- a CDS encoding SDR family NAD(P)-dependent oxidoreductase, with the protein MSETESTALESRVALVTGASSGIGRATAIRLAGLGASVVVGYNSRREAAEEVVRTLPGDGHMALRIAIDDTASVADAARIVEERYGRLDVLVNNGGATEPVPAHDLDGLTDDIFDRVLRVNLRGPFAVVRAFRPLLERGTDAAVVNVSSIAARTGMGSSLAYCAAKGGLDTLTVGLAKVLAPKVRVFSVSPAGVDTDFVAGRTREQLEAMAAKMPLGKITSPDDVAQAIIACVMLLTSSTGIVVPVDEGRHL; encoded by the coding sequence ATGAGCGAGACCGAAAGCACTGCACTCGAGAGCCGCGTGGCGCTGGTCACCGGCGCTAGCAGCGGCATCGGCCGCGCCACCGCGATTCGGCTGGCCGGCTTGGGCGCATCGGTGGTCGTCGGCTACAACAGCCGCCGTGAGGCTGCCGAGGAAGTCGTGCGGACGCTGCCGGGCGACGGACACATGGCGCTGCGCATCGCCATCGACGACACGGCCTCCGTGGCTGACGCTGCACGGATTGTCGAGGAGCGGTACGGCCGTCTCGACGTGCTGGTCAACAATGGCGGCGCCACCGAGCCCGTGCCCGCCCACGATCTCGACGGATTGACCGACGACATCTTCGACCGGGTGCTGCGAGTCAATCTGCGCGGACCCTTCGCGGTCGTTCGCGCCTTCCGTCCGCTGCTCGAACGCGGCACCGACGCGGCCGTCGTCAACGTCTCCTCGATCGCCGCGCGCACCGGGATGGGTTCAAGCCTCGCTTATTGCGCGGCCAAGGGCGGTCTCGACACGCTCACCGTCGGCCTCGCCAAGGTGCTGGCGCCCAAGGTCCGCGTCTTTTCGGTCTCTCCGGCCGGGGTCGACACCGATTTCGTCGCCGGCCGGACGCGCGAACAGCTGGAGGCGATGGCGGCGAAGATGCCACTCGGCAAGATCACCAGCCCCGACGACGTTGCACAGGCCATTATAGCCTGCGTCATGCTTCTCACCAGTTCCACCGGGATCGTCGTGCCGGTGGACGAAGGCCGCCACCTGTAG